One window from the genome of Streptomyces sp. NBC_01476 encodes:
- a CDS encoding DUF2797 domain-containing protein: protein MWRGSGVRWRDGSPVWTWAHPELDGRESPLLIGDALSFTVAPDAVRLCGGVWRAGRLTACPHGAVLPPAARRDQCEACAALDRSFSVAADTRADDPQPYAVYLAYFGPGLLKVGITAVRRGPARLLEQAAVCFTFLGEGPLMTARRTEAVLGTALRVPDRIPAAAKRAARHELPAAGARADELKGLYDEVTALRGRLPESLRLRPFEAVDHGARFGLPSAPPTAEVTALPAGRTLAGTVLAVAGHDVHLMTGGTVTLLDTRLTTGWPLRRGAPGAVSDAPTAPLARPVRQPEPLF, encoded by the coding sequence CCGGAACTGGACGGACGGGAGAGTCCGCTGCTGATCGGCGACGCCCTGTCCTTCACGGTGGCTCCGGACGCGGTGCGGCTGTGCGGCGGCGTCTGGCGGGCCGGGCGCCTGACGGCGTGTCCTCACGGTGCCGTGCTGCCGCCGGCGGCGCGGCGCGACCAGTGCGAGGCGTGCGCCGCACTGGACCGTTCCTTCTCGGTGGCCGCCGACACCCGGGCCGACGACCCGCAGCCGTACGCGGTCTATCTGGCGTACTTCGGTCCCGGTCTGCTCAAGGTGGGGATCACCGCGGTGCGGCGGGGTCCGGCGCGGCTGCTGGAGCAGGCCGCGGTGTGCTTCACCTTCCTCGGCGAGGGCCCGCTGATGACGGCTCGGCGTACCGAGGCCGTGCTGGGCACGGCGCTGCGCGTGCCGGACCGGATACCGGCGGCGGCGAAGCGGGCGGCCCGCCATGAGCTGCCCGCCGCGGGCGCCCGTGCGGACGAACTCAAGGGCCTGTACGACGAGGTGACGGCGCTGCGCGGCCGGCTGCCCGAGTCGTTGCGCCTGCGCCCGTTCGAGGCCGTGGACCACGGTGCCCGCTTCGGGCTCCCCTCGGCGCCGCCGACCGCCGAGGTCACCGCGCTGCCAGCGGGCCGCACCCTCGCCGGCACCGTCCTGGCCGTCGCGGGGCACGACGTGCACCTGATGACGGGCGGCACCGTGACCCTGCTCGACACCCGGCTGACCACCGGCTGGCCGCTGCGGCGGGGCGCCCCCGGCGCGGTGTCCGACGCGCCGACCGCACCGCTCGCCCGGCCGGTGCGGCAGCCGGAGCCGCTGTTCTGA
- a CDS encoding ROK family protein has translation MTQIRTRLERGRGALGPALSLVHTGRAATRALLTAELGVTRATAGAVAAELEALGLIRVDTRPTGPSGAQGRPSHRLDVDPGGPVVLAAQVHSDGFRAALVGLGGEIVATAPLSMTVPADPARVLGAVVEAGAGLLREYGRVCVGAGLAVPSAVAEPEGTALNPLHLAWPAGAPVREVFAGQIARVGILGPDGAPVSSFVGNDVNVAALAEHRHGAGRDAQHLLVVASGHRGVGGALVLGGHLHTGSSGLALEVGHLTVLPDGRPCHCGSRGCLDVEADPLAFLEAAGRAPGPEGSLLQQSIDLLQEEYADPSVRQAAQVLIDRLGRGLAGLVNVLNPDRILLGGLHRYLLDADPEALRAVVADHSLWGRSGSVPVLACALDHNSLVGAAELAWQPVLDDPLAVLGG, from the coding sequence GTGACACAGATTCGGACAAGGCTTGAGCGAGGCCGGGGCGCGCTCGGCCCCGCGCTCTCCCTGGTGCACACCGGCCGCGCGGCGACCCGCGCTCTGCTCACCGCGGAGCTCGGGGTGACCCGCGCCACGGCCGGCGCGGTCGCCGCGGAGCTGGAGGCGCTCGGGCTGATCCGGGTCGACACCAGGCCCACCGGACCTTCGGGCGCCCAGGGCCGGCCCTCCCACCGCCTGGACGTCGACCCCGGCGGTCCCGTGGTGCTGGCCGCGCAGGTGCACTCCGACGGCTTCCGCGCCGCGCTCGTCGGGCTCGGCGGGGAGATCGTGGCGACCGCGCCGCTCAGCATGACCGTGCCGGCCGATCCGGCCCGCGTCCTGGGGGCGGTCGTCGAGGCCGGGGCCGGACTCCTGCGGGAGTACGGGCGGGTGTGCGTCGGGGCGGGCCTCGCCGTGCCGTCCGCGGTCGCCGAACCCGAGGGCACCGCGCTCAACCCGCTGCACCTGGCCTGGCCCGCGGGCGCTCCGGTCCGTGAGGTGTTCGCCGGGCAGATCGCCCGGGTCGGCATCCTCGGACCTGACGGGGCGCCGGTCTCGTCCTTCGTCGGCAACGACGTCAACGTGGCCGCGCTCGCCGAACACCGCCACGGCGCCGGCCGCGACGCCCAGCACCTCCTCGTGGTCGCCTCCGGGCACCGCGGTGTCGGCGGCGCGCTGGTGCTGGGCGGTCACCTGCACACCGGCAGTTCGGGTCTGGCGCTGGAGGTCGGGCACCTCACCGTGCTGCCCGACGGCCGGCCCTGCCACTGCGGGAGCCGCGGGTGCCTCGACGTGGAGGCGGACCCGCTGGCCTTCCTGGAGGCGGCCGGCCGCGCCCCAGGGCCGGAGGGCTCACTCCTCCAGCAGTCCATCGACCTGCTCCAGGAGGAGTACGCGGATCCGTCGGTCCGGCAGGCCGCGCAGGTGCTGATCGACCGGCTCGGGCGGGGGCTGGCCGGGCTGGTCAACGTCCTGAACCCGGACCGCATCCTGCTCGGCGGGCTCCACCGCTATCTGCTGGACGCCGACCCGGAGGCGCTGCGGGCCGTCGTGGCGGACCACAGCCTGTGGGGCAGGAGCGGGAGCGTGCCGGTGCTGGCCTGCGCGCTCGACCACAACAGCCTTGTGGGAGCGGCGGAGTTGGCGTGGCAGCCGGTGCTGGACGATCCGCTGGCGGTGCTGGGCGGTTAG
- a CDS encoding MFS transporter codes for MPTLNKIGTVFATLPRSHHTPASDPALRRLRVALTVFFAVDGFLFAGWVVRIPAIKAQVGASSGELGLALLGVSVGAIATMVTTGRLCRAFGSERVTVATGVLLSLSIALPPRTHSALGLGLVLLLFGISYGGMNVAMNSVAVDLVSALRRPVMSSFHAAYSLGGLLGSGIGGLLAPHLSPATHLLLLTPVGLVTVALAGRVLVKHPLSGPVARARAAVRSGEEAPARKTGPVPPQETNSAERRPEGDGKPGLARPSALLVAVFGLIAACSAYGEGALAEWGPLHIQQDLHGGSGLAAAGYSCVTLAMTIGRLSGTALLVRLGQTRALVLGGLVACAGMLLAALAPLVALVMIGFAVTGLGLANLFPTAIARAGELTGPSGVAAASTLGYGGMLLGPPTIGFLADAFGLPTALLTVSALAAVAAGIAYSVRNSGAVV; via the coding sequence GTGCCGACGCTAAACAAAATAGGGACCGTCTTCGCGACGCTGCCCCGATCCCACCACACTCCCGCCTCCGACCCCGCCCTCCGACGGCTGCGCGTCGCACTGACCGTCTTCTTCGCCGTCGACGGCTTCCTCTTCGCCGGCTGGGTCGTCCGTATCCCGGCGATCAAGGCGCAGGTCGGCGCGTCCTCAGGAGAGTTGGGCCTGGCGCTGCTGGGAGTGTCGGTCGGCGCGATCGCCACCATGGTGACCACCGGCAGGCTGTGCCGGGCGTTCGGCAGCGAGCGGGTGACGGTAGCGACCGGCGTCCTGCTCTCGCTGAGCATCGCCCTGCCGCCACGCACCCACTCGGCCCTGGGGCTCGGCCTGGTGCTGCTCCTGTTCGGCATCTCCTACGGCGGCATGAACGTCGCCATGAACAGCGTCGCTGTCGATCTGGTGAGCGCACTGCGCCGCCCGGTGATGTCCAGCTTCCACGCCGCGTACAGCCTGGGCGGCCTGCTCGGCTCCGGCATCGGCGGCCTGCTGGCCCCGCACCTCTCGCCCGCCACCCATCTGCTGCTGCTCACCCCGGTCGGCCTGGTGACGGTGGCGCTGGCCGGGCGGGTCCTGGTGAAGCATCCGCTGAGCGGGCCGGTGGCGCGTGCGAGGGCGGCGGTGCGCAGCGGGGAAGAGGCTCCCGCACGGAAAACGGGCCCGGTTCCCCCGCAGGAAACGAACTCGGCCGAGCGCCGGCCCGAGGGAGACGGGAAGCCGGGCCTGGCCAGGCCATCCGCCCTGCTCGTCGCCGTCTTCGGCCTGATCGCGGCCTGTTCGGCGTACGGCGAGGGCGCGCTCGCCGAGTGGGGACCGCTGCACATCCAGCAGGATCTGCACGGTGGTTCGGGCCTGGCGGCGGCCGGTTACTCCTGCGTGACGCTGGCCATGACGATCGGGCGGCTCTCCGGCACGGCGCTGCTGGTCCGGCTGGGCCAGACCCGGGCCCTGGTGCTGGGCGGCCTGGTGGCCTGCGCCGGGATGCTGCTCGCGGCGCTGGCACCCCTGGTGGCGCTGGTGATGATCGGGTTCGCGGTCACCGGGCTTGGGCTGGCGAACCTCTTCCCGACCGCCATCGCCAGGGCGGGCGAACTGACGGGTCCGAGCGGAGTGGCCGCGGCCTCGACCCTCGGTTACGGCGGGATGCTGCTCGGCCCGCCCACGATCGGCTTCCTCGCGGACGCGTTCGGGCTGCCCACGGCGCTGCTCACCGTCTCGGCGCTTGCCGCGGTGGCGGCGGGGATCGCGTACTCGGTACGCAACAGCGGCGCGGTGGTCTGA
- a CDS encoding MarR family winged helix-turn-helix transcriptional regulator, protein MNGDRDERALVTEWRQILAVHARTACEIDRELHPYGLCASDFEVLDVLAGGQAEDGGCSFRVQELADRVHLSQSALSRLVARLEKDGLVDRGICSEDRRGVRVGITDAGRDLYEQARPGHLAVLERMLPRG, encoded by the coding sequence ATGAACGGCGACAGGGATGAGCGGGCGCTCGTCACGGAGTGGCGGCAGATCCTCGCCGTCCACGCGCGCACGGCCTGTGAGATCGACCGCGAACTCCACCCGTACGGACTGTGCGCCAGCGACTTCGAAGTCCTCGACGTACTGGCCGGCGGCCAGGCGGAGGACGGCGGTTGCTCGTTCCGGGTGCAGGAACTCGCCGACCGCGTCCACCTCAGTCAGAGCGCGCTCTCCCGGCTCGTCGCCCGGCTGGAGAAGGACGGCCTCGTGGACCGCGGCATCTGCAGTGAGGACCGCCGCGGGGTGCGGGTCGGTATCACCGACGCGGGCCGCGATCTCTACGAGCAGGCAAGGCCCGGCCATCTCGCCGTACTGGAGCGGATGCTGCCCAGGGGCTGA
- a CDS encoding MFS transporter gives MTSPSSTPSTASTASTPVPVPRTGSDERWSALQWGTLLVLCAALFLDALDVSMVGVALPSIGDELHLSTSSLQWVVSGYVLGYGGLLLLGGRAADLLGRRRVFLIALGVFAVASLLGGLVDSGELLIATRFVKGLSAAFTAPAGLSIITTSFTEGPVRNKALTIYSSCGATGFSMGLVLSGFLTEAGWRWTMLLPAPVALVALIAGLKLIPRSPRERTEGRGYDLPGALTGTGAMLLLVFTVVSGSQAGWASARTLGSFAAVAVLLAAFVFTEQRTPHPLIRLGVLRSSGQVRANLGAATFFGSYVAFQFLVTQYLQNVLGYSAMQTALAFLPAGSLVAILSTRMGPIVDRFGTSRVIAAGFTSLVIGYVLFLRINLHPSYAAVILPSMLLLGAAFAAAFPSLNIQATNGVKDQEQGMVSGLLNTSFQVGGAIFLAVVTAVVTAHAGSDPGSKQAVLDSYRPGLLVVTGIGAAGLLLTLSGLRRRPPSYGVLVASSATEPTPAEDTAAQRDKAAAEQVVVRD, from the coding sequence ATGACCTCTCCGTCATCCACGCCGTCCACGGCTTCAACGGCTTCCACGCCGGTCCCCGTCCCCCGCACCGGCTCCGACGAGCGCTGGAGCGCCCTGCAATGGGGCACGCTCCTCGTGCTCTGCGCGGCGCTCTTCCTCGACGCCCTCGATGTGTCGATGGTCGGCGTGGCGCTGCCCTCGATCGGCGACGAGCTCCACCTGTCCACGTCCTCACTGCAGTGGGTGGTCAGCGGTTACGTCCTCGGCTACGGCGGTCTGCTGCTCCTCGGCGGACGCGCGGCCGACCTGCTGGGCAGGCGCCGCGTCTTCCTGATCGCGCTCGGTGTCTTCGCGGTGGCCTCGCTGCTCGGCGGCCTCGTCGACTCCGGCGAACTGCTGATCGCCACCCGCTTCGTCAAGGGCCTCAGCGCCGCGTTCACCGCGCCGGCCGGCCTGTCGATCATCACCACCAGCTTCACCGAGGGCCCGGTCCGCAACAAGGCGCTGACCATCTACTCCAGTTGCGGCGCCACCGGCTTCTCGATGGGCCTGGTGCTCTCCGGCTTCCTCACCGAGGCAGGCTGGCGCTGGACGATGCTGCTGCCCGCTCCGGTGGCACTCGTCGCGCTGATCGCCGGTCTGAAGCTGATCCCGCGCTCCCCGCGTGAGCGCACCGAAGGCCGCGGTTACGACCTGCCGGGCGCCCTCACCGGCACCGGCGCCATGCTGCTGCTGGTGTTCACCGTGGTCTCCGGATCCCAGGCCGGCTGGGCGTCCGCCCGCACGCTGGGCTCCTTCGCCGCGGTCGCGGTCCTGCTCGCCGCCTTCGTCTTCACCGAACAGCGCACGCCCCACCCGCTGATCCGGCTCGGTGTGCTGCGCTCCTCCGGGCAGGTGCGCGCCAACCTGGGCGCCGCCACCTTCTTCGGCAGTTACGTGGCCTTCCAGTTCCTGGTCACGCAGTACCTGCAGAACGTGCTCGGCTACAGCGCGATGCAGACCGCGCTCGCCTTCCTGCCGGCCGGCTCCCTGGTGGCCATCCTGTCCACCCGGATGGGTCCCATCGTGGACCGCTTCGGCACCTCGCGGGTGATCGCGGCCGGCTTCACCTCGCTGGTCATCGGCTACGTGCTCTTCCTCCGGATCAACCTGCACCCGAGCTACGCCGCTGTCATCCTGCCCTCGATGCTGCTGCTCGGCGCCGCCTTCGCCGCGGCCTTCCCGTCCCTGAACATCCAGGCCACCAACGGCGTCAAGGACCAGGAGCAGGGCATGGTCTCCGGCCTGCTGAACACCTCCTTCCAGGTCGGCGGCGCCATCTTCCTCGCCGTCGTCACCGCCGTGGTGACCGCGCACGCCGGATCCGACCCGGGCAGCAAGCAGGCGGTCCTGGACAGCTACCGGCCCGGGCTGCTGGTCGTCACCGGCATCGGCGCCGCGGGGCTGCTGCTGACCCTGTCCGGACTGCGCCGCCGCCCACCGTCGTACGGGGTCCTGGTGGCGTCGTCGGCGACCGAGCCCACTCCGGCCGAGGACACGGCGGCACAGCGGGACAAGGCCGCCGCCGAGCAGGTCGTGGTACGCGACTGA